The genomic interval GCCCTTGTCGGCAAAACCGCTGCGTATCAGCACCGGTTCAAAGGCCGAAGGATAGACGGGAGGAGAGAACAGCAGCCAGCGGTAGCCTCTGGACGTCCAGTACTGGATAGTGCGCGACAAAAGCTCCTTGCCGATGCCGAGACCGCGGTATTCGGGAAAAACAGAGAGATCGACAAGCTGGGCCGACAAGAGGCTTCCTTCAGGGACCGGATGGGAAAAGGCCGAGCCGACTACTTCGCCTTCCGAGTTCTCGGCGACCATCACGCAGGAATCGTCTTCTTCATCCTGAAAACCGCGGATCCTGTTCCACACATCCAAAACCGATTCCGCGAGCTCCCGGGGCATTTCCGCCGCGATCTCCCGTTCCACGGAAGACAACAGAATGTCCAGCTGGCCTTCGTCGTCGGGGCCGAATTCCCTGAACAGGAAGTCCTGGCTCACAATATCCGCCGTTTCTTCGGGCTCCATGCCGATCCGCTCGAGACCCCAGTATTCCCGGAGGCTGTTGTACCAATCGAAGACGATGCGCCTGAGCTCCCTCTCCTTGAACTGATA from Teretinema zuelzerae carries:
- a CDS encoding GNAT family N-acetyltransferase yields the protein MEFDLTPEITDEIIFAMEDQTGHFLYDSAECRCVSVREESDEDDDRYFAIPVWDSVSGFRMMDRFAAQLRNPVVREELRSALSAGHGVFRNFKNILRGHPEVERLWYQFKERELRRIVFDWYNSLREYWGLERIGMEPEETADIVSQDFLFREFGPDDEGQLDILLSSVEREIAAEMPRELAESVLDVWNRIRGFQDEEDDSCVMVAENSEGEVVGSAFSHPVPEGSLLSAQLVDLSVFPEYRGLGIGKELLSRTIQYWTSRGYRWLLFSPPVYPSAFEPVLIRSGFADKGHLHVLDLSESSCH